A stretch of Mesoplodon densirostris isolate mMesDen1 chromosome 7, mMesDen1 primary haplotype, whole genome shotgun sequence DNA encodes these proteins:
- the CDK2AP2 gene encoding cyclin-dependent kinase 2-associated protein 2 isoform X2 has product MSYKPIAPAPSSTPGSSTPGPGTPVPTAGSVPSPSGSVPGAAAPFRPLFNDFGPPSMGYVQAMKPPGAQGSQSTYTDLLSVIEEMGKEIRPTYAGSKSAMERLKRGIIHARALVRECLAETERNART; this is encoded by the exons ATGTCCTACAAACCCAtcgcccccgcccccagcagcACCCCCGGCTCCAGCACCCCTGGGCCCGGCACCCCGGTCCCTACAG CCGGAAGTGTCCCATCGCCGTCGGGCTCGGTGCCAGGAGCCGCTGCCCCTTTCAGACCACTGTTTAACGACTTTGGACCGCCCTCCATGGGCTATGTGCAG GCAATGAAACCACCTGGCGCCCAGGGCTCCCAGAGCACTTACACCGACCTGCTGTCGGTCATAGAGGAGATGGGCAAAGAGATCCGGCCCACCTATGCTGGCAGCAAGAGCGCCATGGAGCGCCTGAAGAGAG GCATCATCCATGCCCGGGCCCTAGTCAGAGAGTGCCTGGCAGAGACAGAGCGGAACGCCCGCACGTAA
- the CDK2AP2 gene encoding cyclin-dependent kinase 2-associated protein 2 isoform X1 produces the protein MKPFGGNRANLVRGLERRGEASLPRADLLLAHVAAGSVPSPSGSVPGAAAPFRPLFNDFGPPSMGYVQAMKPPGAQGSQSTYTDLLSVIEEMGKEIRPTYAGSKSAMERLKRGIIHARALVRECLAETERNART, from the exons ATGAAGCCCTTTGGAGGGAATCGGGCGAATCTGGTCCGGGGCTTGGAACGTCGGGGCGAGGCGTCCCTGCCCCGCGCTGACCTCTTACTGGCGCATGTTGCAGCCGGAAGTGTCCCATCGCCGTCGGGCTCGGTGCCAGGAGCCGCTGCCCCTTTCAGACCACTGTTTAACGACTTTGGACCGCCCTCCATGGGCTATGTGCAG GCAATGAAACCACCTGGCGCCCAGGGCTCCCAGAGCACTTACACCGACCTGCTGTCGGTCATAGAGGAGATGGGCAAAGAGATCCGGCCCACCTATGCTGGCAGCAAGAGCGCCATGGAGCGCCTGAAGAGAG GCATCATCCATGCCCGGGCCCTAGTCAGAGAGTGCCTGGCAGAGACAGAGCGGAACGCCCGCACGTAA
- the CDK2AP2 gene encoding cyclin-dependent kinase 2-associated protein 2 isoform X3, with protein sequence MGYVQAMKPPGAQGSQSTYTDLLSVIEEMGKEIRPTYAGSKSAMERLKRGIIHARALVRECLAETERNART encoded by the exons ATGGGCTATGTGCAG GCAATGAAACCACCTGGCGCCCAGGGCTCCCAGAGCACTTACACCGACCTGCTGTCGGTCATAGAGGAGATGGGCAAAGAGATCCGGCCCACCTATGCTGGCAGCAAGAGCGCCATGGAGCGCCTGAAGAGAG GCATCATCCATGCCCGGGCCCTAGTCAGAGAGTGCCTGGCAGAGACAGAGCGGAACGCCCGCACGTAA
- the PITPNM1 gene encoding membrane-associated phosphatidylinositol transfer protein 1, with the protein MLIKEYHILLPMSLDEYQVAQLYMIQKKSREESSGEGSGVEILANRPYTDGPGGSGQYTHKVYHVGSHIPGWFRALLPKAALQVEEESWNAYPYTRTRYTCPFVEKFSIEIETYYLPDGGQQPNVFNLSGAERRQRILDTIDIVRDAVAPGEYKAEEDPRLYRSAKTGRGPLADDWARTAAQMGPLMCAYKLCKVEFRYWGMQAKIEQFIHDVGLRRVMLRAHRQAWCWQDEWTELSMADIRALEEETARMLAQRMATCNTGSEGPEAQPPGKPSTEARAGASRAGTPDGPEVPPGPDASPDASFGKQWSSSSRSSYSSQHGGGVSPQTLSEWRMQNIARDSENSSEEEFFDAHEGFSDSDEVFPKEMTKWNSNDFIDAFACPTEAEGAPDPGTESTKDIGDGARAPRDPEGPDGVGELGAETCAVHALFLILHSGNILDSGPGDTSSKQADVQTLSLAFEAITRVHFPEALGHVALRLVPCPPICAAAYALVSNLSPYSHDGDSLSRSQDHIPLAALPLLATSSSRYQGAVATVIARTNQAYAAFLRSSEGVGFCGQVVLIGDGVGGILGFDALCHSASAGTGSRSSSRRGSTNNELLSPEVGPVRDPLADGVEGLGRASPEPSVLPAQHTHSDMASPEPEGSQNSLQTVPPATSSGEPRRASTASCPPAAASEVPDGLTSATRLDFKVSGFFLFGSPLGLVLALRKTVMPTLEVAQMRPACEQIYNLFHAADPCASRLEPLLAPKFQAIAPLAVPRYQKFPLGDGSSLLLADTLQTHSGLFLEELEMLVPSTPTSASGSFWKGSELGNDLPAQPAAPSTTSEVVKILERWWGTKRIDYSLYCPEALTAFPTVSLPHLFHASYWESADVVAFILRQVIEKEQPQLTECEEPSIYSPAFPREKWQRKRTQVKIRNVTSNHRASDTVVCEGRPQVLNGRFMYGPLDVVTLTGEKVDIYIMTQPLSGKWIHFGTEVTNSSGRLTFPVPVERALGIGVYPVRMVVRGDHTYAECCLTVVARSTEAVVFSIDGSFTASVSIMGSDPKVRAGAVDVVRHWQDAGYLIVYVTGRPDMQKHRVVAWLSQHNFPHGVVSFCDGLTHDPLRQKAVFLQSLVQEVELNIVAGYGSPKDVAVYAALGLPPGQTYIVGRAVRKLQAQCQFLSDGYVAHLGQLEASSHPHAPVGPSRAALAKSSYGGAAPVDFLRKQSQLLRSRGPSQAEREGPGTPPTTLARGKARSISLKLDSEE; encoded by the exons ATGCTCATCAAGGAGTACCACATTCTGCTGCCCATGAGCCTGGACGAGTACCAGGTGGCCCAGCTCTACATGATCCAG AAAAAGAGCCGAGAAGAGTCAAGTGGTGAGGGCAGTGGCGTGGAGATCCTGGCCAACCGGCCCTACACGGATGGGCCCGGTGGCAGTGGGCAGTACACACACAAGGTGTACCACGTGGGCTCCCACATCCCAGGCTGGTTCCGGGCACTGCTGCCCAAGGCCGCCCTGCAGGTGGAGGAGGAATCCTGGAATGCCTATCCCTACACCCGCACCCG GTACACCTGCCCCTTTGTGGAGAAATTCTCCATTGAAATAGAGACCTATTACCTGCCTGATGGGGGGCAGCAGCCAAATGTCTTCAACCTGAGTGGGGCTGAGCGGAGACAGCGCATCCTGG ATACTATCGACATCGTGCGGGACGCAGTGGCCCCAGGCGAGTACAAAGCGGAAGAAGACCCCCGGCTGTACCGCTCGGCCAAGACAGGCCGAGGACCGCTGGCTGATGACTGGGCACGCACAGCAGCCCAGATGGGGCCCCTCATGTGCGCCTATAAGCTGTGCAAGGTTGAGTTCCGCTACTGGGGCATGCAGGCCAAGATTGAGCAGTTCATCCACGATGTCG GTCTGCGTCGGGTGATGCTGCGGGCCCACCGCCAGGCCTGGTGCTGGCAGGACGAGTGGACAGAGCTGAGCATGGCCGACATCCGGGCACTGGAGGAAGAGACCGCCCGCATGCTGGCACAGCGCATGGCCACGTGCAACACAGGCAGTGAGGGGCCCGAGGCCCAGCCCCCCGGGAAGCCAAGCACCGAGGCCCGGGCTGGGGCCAGCCGTGCTGGCACCCCCGATGGGCCCGAGGTCCCCCCAGGCCCCGATGCCTCGCCCGATGCCAGCTTCGGCAAGCAGTGGTCCTCATCCTCCCGTTCCTCCTACTCGTCCCAGCATGGAG GGGGCGTGTCTCCCCAGACTTTGTCCGAGTGGCGCATGCAGAACATCGCCCGAGACTCTGAGAACAGCTCTGAGGAGGAGTTCTTTGATGCCCACG AAGGTTTCTCGGACAGTGACGAGGTTTTCCCCAAGGAAATGACCAAGTGGAACTCCAATGACTTCATCGACGCCTTTGCCTGCCCCACAGAGGCAGAAGGGGCGCCAG ACCCTGGAACCGAGTCCACCAAAGATATCGGGGATGGGGCCCGAGCACCCAGGGACCCGGAA GGCCCGGATGGAGTGGGGGAACTGGGGGCGGAGACATGCGCAGTCCACGCCCTCTTCCTCATCCTGCACAGCGGCAACATCTTAGACTCAGGCCCTGGAGACACCAGCTCCAAGCAGGCGGATGTGCAGACGCTGAGCCTGGCCTTCGAGGCCATCACCCGCGTCCACTTCCCCGAGGCCCTGGGCCACGTGGCGCTGCGCCTGGTGCCCTGCCCACCCATCTGCGCCGCTGCCTATGCCCTTGTCTCCAA CCTGAGCCCCTACAGCCATGACGGTGACAGCCTGTCCCGCTCCCAGGACCACATTCCACTGGCTGCCCTGCCGCTGCTGGCCACCTCATCCTCCCGATACCAGGGCGCTGTGGCCACGGTCATTGCCCGCACTAACCAGGCCTACGCCGCCTTCCTGCGCTCATCTGAGGGTGTCGGCTTCTGCGGGCAG GTGGTGCTGATAGGGGACGGCGTCGGTGGAATCCTGGGCTTTGACGCACTCTGCCACAGTGCCAGTGCGGGCACTGGGAGCCGCAGCAGCAGCCGCCGAGGAAGCACG AACAATGAGCTGCTCTCCCCGGAGGTTGGCCCAGTGCGGGATCCCCTGGCAGATGGGGTGGAGGGACTGGGCCGGGCCAGCCCAGAGCCCTCAGTGCTGCCTGCCCAGCACACCCACAGCGACATGGCCAGTCCTGAGCCTGAGGGCTCTCAAAACAG cctgcagACGGTCCCCCCAGCCACCTCCTCTGGGGAGCCCAGGCGGGCAAGCACAGCCTCCTGTCCACCCGCTGCCGCCTCTGAGGTTCCTGATGGTCTCACCAGTGCCACCCGCCTTGACTTCAAGGTCTCCGGCTTCTTCCTCTTTGGCTCCcctctgggcctggtgctggctCTGCGGAAAACCGTGATGCCCACGCTGGAGG TGGCCCAGATGCGGCCAGCCTGTGAGCAGATCTACAACCTCTTCCACGCGGCCGACCCCTGCGCCTCCCGCCTTGAGCCCCTGTTGGCCCCCAAGTTCCAGGCCATTGCCCCACTGGCTGTGCCGCGCTACCAGAAGTTCCCCCTGGGAGACGGCTCATCCCTGCTGCTGG CTGACACTCTGCAGACCCACTCAGGCCTCTTTCTGGAGGAGCTGGAGATGTTGGTGCCCTCAACACCCACCTCTGCCAGCGGTTCCTTCTGGAAGGGCAGTGAGCTAGGCAATGATCTGCCAGCCCAGCCAGCTGCCCCCAGCACCACCAGTGAGGTGGTTAAGA TCCTGGAGCGCTGGTGGGGGACCAAGCGGATTGACTACTCACTGTACTGCCCTGAGGCGCTCACCGCCTTCCCCACCGTCTCGCTGCCCCACCTCTTCCACGCCAGCTACTGGGAGTCAGCGGATGTGGTGGCCTTCATCCTGCGCCAG GTGATTGAGAAGGAGCAGCCACAGCTGACCGAGTGCGAGGAGCCATCCATCTACAGCCCGGCCTTCCCCAGGGAGAAGTGGCAGCGCAAACGCACCCAAGTCAAGATCCGG AACGTCACTTCCAACCACCGGGCGAGTGACACGGTGGTGTGCGAGGGCCGCCCCCAGGTGCTGAACGGGCGCTTCATGTACGGGCCCCTGGACGTGGTCACGCTCACCGGAGAGAAG GTGGACATCTACATCATGACGCAGCCGCTGTCAGGCAAGTGGATTCACTTTGGCACCGAGGTCACCAACAGCTCGGGCCGCCTCACCTTCCCGGTGCCCGTGGAGCGTGCGCTGGGTATCGGCGTTTACCCGGTGCGCATGGTGGTCAG GGGCGACCACACGTACGCTGAGTGCTGCCTGACGGTCGTGGCCCGCAGCACCGAGGCCGTGGTATTCAGCATCGACGGCTCCTTCACCGCCAGCGTCTCCATCATGGGCAGCGACCCCAAGGTGCGCGCCGGCGCCGTGGACGTGGTCAG GCACTGGCAGGACGCGGGCTACCTGATCGTGTACGTAACGGGCCGGCCCGACATGCAGAAGCACCGCGTGGTGGCCTGGCTGTCACAGCACAACTTCCCCCACGGCGTAGTCTCCTTCTGCGATGGCCTCACCCACGACCCGCTGCGCCAGAAGGCGGTGTTTCTGCAGAGCCTGGTGCAGGAG GTGGAACTGAACATCGTGGCCGGCTACGGGTCCCCCAAAGACGTGGCCGTATATGCGGCACTGGGCCTACCCCCGGGCCAGACCTACATCGTGGGCCGCGCCGTGCGGAAGCTCCAGGCGCAGTGCCAG TTCCTGTCAGATGGCTATGTGGCCCACTTGGGCCAACTGGAGGCCAGCTCCCACCCTCATGCCCCCGTGGGACCCTCGAGGGCTGCCCTGGCCAAGAGCAGCTATGGTGGGGCTGCCCCTGTGGACTTCCTCCGAAAACAGAGCCAGCTGCTTCGCTCGAGGGGCCCCAGCCAGGCAGAGCGGGAGGGCCCAGGGACGCCGCCCACCACCCTGGCGCGAGGCAAGGCCCGAAGCATCAGCCTCAAGCTAGACAGCGAAGAGTGA
- the AIP gene encoding AH receptor-interacting protein isoform X1, with translation MADIIARLREDGIQKRVIEEGRGELPDFQDGTKATFHYRTLRSDEEGTVLDDSRVRGKPMELIIGKKFKLPVWETIVCTMREGEISQFCCDIKHVVLYPLVAKSLRNIAAGKDPLEGQRHCCGIAQMHEHNSLGHADLDALQQNPQPLIFDIEMLKVENPGTYQQDPWAMTDEEKAKAVPVIHQEGNQLYREGRVKEAAAKYYDAIACLKNLQMKEQPGSPDWIQLDLQITPLLLNYCQCKLAAQEYYEVLDHCSSILNKYDDNVKAYFKRGKAHAAVWNAQEAQADFAKVLELDPALAPVVSRELRALEARIRQKDEEDRARFRGIFSH, from the exons ATGGCGGATATCATCGCAAGACTCCGGGAGGACGGGATCCAAAAGCGTGTGATAGAGGAGGGCCGAGGAGAGCTCCCTGACTTTCAGGATGGAACTAAG GCCACGTTCCACTACCGGACTCTGCGCAGTGACGAGGAGGGCACCGTGCTGGACGACAGCCGGGTGCGTGGCAAGCCCATGGAGCTCATCATCGGCAAGAAGTTCAAGCTGCCCGTGTGGGAGACCATTGTGTGCACCATGCGGGAGGGCGAGATCTCCCAGTTCTGCTGCGACATCAAG CATGTGGTCCTGTATCCGCTGGTGGCCAAGAGTCTACGCAACATTGCAGCTGGCAAAGACCCCCTGGAGGGCCAGCGGCACTGCTGCGGCATCGCCCAGATGCACGAGCACAATTCCCTGGGCCACGCCGATCTGGACGCCCTGCAGCAGAACCCCCAGCCTCTCATCTTCGACATCGAGATGCTTAAG GTGGAGAATCCTGGCACGTACCAGCAGGACCCATGGGCGATGACGGATGAGGAGAAGGCAAAGGCAGTGCCGGTCATACACCAGGAGGGCAACCAGTTGTACCGCGAGGGCCGCGTGAAGGAGGCTGCTGCCAAGTACTACGACGCCATCGCCTGCCTCAAGAACCTTCAAATGAAG GAACAGCCTGGGTCCCCTGACTGGATCCAGCTGGATTTGCAGATCACACCTCTGCTGCTCAACTACTGTCAGTGCAAGCTGGCGGCCCAAGAGTATTACGAAGTGCTGGACCACTGCTCCTCCATCCTCAATAAGTATGATG ACAACGTCAAGGCCTACTTCAAGCGGGGCAAGGCGCACGCGGCAGTGTGGAATGCCCAGGAGGCCCAGGCTGACTTTGCCAAGGTGCTGGAGCTGGATCCCGCCCTGGCGCCCGTCGTGAGCCGCGAGCTGCGGGCCCTCGAGGCAAGAATCCGGCAGAAGGACGAGGAGGACAGGGCCCGCTTCCGGGGCATCTTCTCCCACTGA
- the AIP gene encoding AH receptor-interacting protein isoform X2, with translation MADIIARLREDGIQKRVIEEGRGELPDFQDGTKATFHYRTLRSDEEGTVLDDSRVRGKPMELIIGKKFKLPVWETIVCTMREGEISQFCCDIKHVVLYPLVAKSLRNIAAGKDPLEGQRHCCGIAQMHEHNSLGHADLDALQQNPQPLIFDIEMLKVENPGTYQQDPWAMTDEEKAKAVPVIHQEGNQLYREGRVKEAAAKYYDAIACLKNLQMKEQPGSPDWIQLDLQITPLLLNYCQCKLAAQEYYEVLDHCSSILNKQRQGLLQAGQGARGSVECPGGPG, from the exons ATGGCGGATATCATCGCAAGACTCCGGGAGGACGGGATCCAAAAGCGTGTGATAGAGGAGGGCCGAGGAGAGCTCCCTGACTTTCAGGATGGAACTAAG GCCACGTTCCACTACCGGACTCTGCGCAGTGACGAGGAGGGCACCGTGCTGGACGACAGCCGGGTGCGTGGCAAGCCCATGGAGCTCATCATCGGCAAGAAGTTCAAGCTGCCCGTGTGGGAGACCATTGTGTGCACCATGCGGGAGGGCGAGATCTCCCAGTTCTGCTGCGACATCAAG CATGTGGTCCTGTATCCGCTGGTGGCCAAGAGTCTACGCAACATTGCAGCTGGCAAAGACCCCCTGGAGGGCCAGCGGCACTGCTGCGGCATCGCCCAGATGCACGAGCACAATTCCCTGGGCCACGCCGATCTGGACGCCCTGCAGCAGAACCCCCAGCCTCTCATCTTCGACATCGAGATGCTTAAG GTGGAGAATCCTGGCACGTACCAGCAGGACCCATGGGCGATGACGGATGAGGAGAAGGCAAAGGCAGTGCCGGTCATACACCAGGAGGGCAACCAGTTGTACCGCGAGGGCCGCGTGAAGGAGGCTGCTGCCAAGTACTACGACGCCATCGCCTGCCTCAAGAACCTTCAAATGAAG GAACAGCCTGGGTCCCCTGACTGGATCCAGCTGGATTTGCAGATCACACCTCTGCTGCTCAACTACTGTCAGTGCAAGCTGGCGGCCCAAGAGTATTACGAAGTGCTGGACCACTGCTCCTCCATCCTCAATAA ACAACGTCAAGGCCTACTTCAAGCGGGGCAAGGCGCACGCGGCAGTGTGGAATGCCCAGGAGGCCCAGGCTGA